The genomic window TGGAGCGGGGACAGGCCGTATCCGCTCAGCTCGAAGCTGGCCAGCGGCGCCACGCTGACGGTCAGCGCCATCTGGTAGACCCGTTTGAGGCCCAGCCTGGTCATCGCCAGCTGCACCGAGGCGATGGTGCCGGCCCCGCCGAAATAGGCGGAATTGGCCAGCCGCAACAGGCTCGCGGTCAGGGCGGGATCCCGTTCGACCACCCTGGCGATCTTGTCGTAGCCCACGTTCGCGTCGTTGCAGTACTCGCGCAGCTTCAGGACGACTTCCGGCAGGGGCGGTACCGCGGCGATTTTCTTGAGTATCTCGGACTTCTTGCTCACAGCTCCAGCTCCTTGCCATCCATCTTCACGACGGTCCGTCCGGTGAGTACGTTGAGGATCAGGGTGCGCGCCGAGGAACCGCCCACGTTCTCGCCCTTGATCAGGATGTTGTTCTTCCAGAGCACCTTGCGCAGCACGGTGTAGTTGCGCTTGCCTATCTTGAACACCTGGTTCTTGCCGAGCGGCGAGCCGGCGCCCGCGACCTTCGCCACGAGGTTCTTGCGGGTCGCGCCCATGTCGTAGACCTCCTGCAGCAGCCGCGGCACGCCGGTGTCCACGAACATGCACGGATTCATCTCCGCCTTCTCGGGATCGATCTTCGACAGCGGCAGCATGCAGTGGACCATCCCCCCCACTCCGGCCACGGAGTCGTGCAGCGACAGCCCCACGCACGATCCCAGGGAGTAGGTGATGATCACCTTGCTGGAGTCGTTGGTCACGACCATGTCGGAGATGCCGACAGTGAGCATGGACTCGGTTGCAGGCCGCTTGTGCGGCGTTTCTTGCAGTACGGTCATACCACGCTTCCTTCACGAGCGGTTCGCTGTCCCAT from bacterium includes these protein-coding regions:
- a CDS encoding chemotaxis protein CheD codes for the protein MLTVGISDMVVTNDSSKVIITYSLGSCVGLSLHDSVAGVGGMVHCMLPLSKIDPEKAEMNPCMFVDTGVPRLLQEVYDMGATRKNLVAKVAGAGSPLGKNQVFKIGKRNYTVLRKVLWKNNILIKGENVGGSSARTLILNVLTGRTVVKMDGKELEL